The genomic region GAACGAGAAGCTCCAGATCGCCAAGAACTTCCTCGTGCCGAAGCAGCTCGAGGCCAACGGGCTGGACAAGATCGGACTGTCGATCAGAGACTCCGCGCTCGAGCGCATCATCGAGGACCATACGCGCGAGGCGGGCGTCAGGAACCTCGAGCGCGAGATCGCGAACATCTGCAGGAAGATCGCGCGCAGACGGGCGAGCGGCAAGAAGGTGCCGAAGAGCGTTACGCCGAAGGCCGTGCGCAAGCTCCTGGGGATGCCGCGGTATCTCTCGCAGGAGGTCGAGACGGAGCAGCGTGTCGGCGTCGCGACCGGACTCGCGTGGACGAGTGTCGGCGGCGAGATTCTGACCGTCGAGGTGCTCACCATGCGCGGCGACGGGAACCTCACGCTCACAGGCAAGCTCGGCGAGGTCATGCAGGAGTCGGCGAAGGCCGCGCTCTCGTATGCAAAGGCCCACGCAGGAGACCTGGGAATCGACGAGGACACGCTCGAGGACCTCGACATCCACATCCACGTGCCCGAGGGCGCGATCCCGAAGGACGGCCCGTCGGCCGGAACGGCGATGGCGACCGCACTGATCTCGGCACTCACGGGTAAGCCGACGCGTCCCGACGTCGCGATGACCGGCGAGATCACGCTGGGCGGCAAGGTGCTGCCGATCGGCGGCCTGGGTGAGAAGGCCGTCGCGGCCCACCGCGCGCGCGTCAAGACGCTCGTCATCCCGTCGAAGAACGAGAAGGACGTGGTGGAGCTCCCGAAGCCTGTCAAGCGCGACCTGGACATCCAGCTCGTGCACAGGCTCGACGAGGTGCTCGAGCTCGCGTTCGACGGGTGGCCGAAGCGCGACGAGAAACGGACGGAACAGCCTGAACATCCGGAACCGACGGATGGCAACCGTCCGGAGACCCCG from Candidatus Effluviviaceae Genus V sp. harbors:
- the lon gene encoding endopeptidase La; its protein translation is RLKKMSPMSPEATVVRTYIEWLTTMPWDKRTKDRSDIKEVEQILEDDHYGLKKPKERILEYLAVLKLTEKVKGPILCLVGPPGVGKTSLGKSIARALDREFVRVSLGGVRDEAEIRGHRRTYIGSMPGRIIQGLRKAGSKNPVFLLDEIDKMSSDFRGDPASALLEVLDPEQNCTFNDHYLDVDFDLSEVMFITTANVLHTIPPALEDRMETIRLPGYLRNEKLQIAKNFLVPKQLEANGLDKIGLSIRDSALERIIEDHTREAGVRNLEREIANICRKIARRRASGKKVPKSVTPKAVRKLLGMPRYLSQEVETEQRVGVATGLAWTSVGGEILTVEVLTMRGDGNLTLTGKLGEVMQESAKAALSYAKAHAGDLGIDEDTLEDLDIHIHVPEGAIPKDGPSAGTAMATALISALTGKPTRPDVAMTGEITLGGKVLPIGGLGEKAVAAHRARVKTLVIPSKNEKDVVELPKPVKRDLDIQLVHRLDEVLELAFDGWPKRDEKRTEQPEHPEPTDGNRPETPFAPQAPH